From Raphanus sativus cultivar WK10039 unplaced genomic scaffold, ASM80110v3 Scaffold1319, whole genome shotgun sequence, one genomic window encodes:
- the LOC130504036 gene encoding uncharacterized protein LOC130504036 — MKVKREAGEKMTEAKKKKVKDSIGARVKRMKKKGGKSASSGPHFSSLLKSQDVVNLAVQAHGKSHLARACTEDETPETVPGEVEDPIKLSGKLTRALHRKLQHSPNNWGAYTTLRVGSARLPDRYKASFPDSVAVAGLEVSEGDSVFEVPSGASTSEKTQSQKMPIQPSFRSRGRSTKAASSSRGSDKNQGGSFLDSVKEDLDEGGSAPAKGVGSSEPKVQEVSLPSEVPMTEVNPQMARDPPEFEPPRNKRSRTDQVDRPSRSSSSSSRGGTVGWNFAHSKPGSVLDDSWGLATLMRHMKSTGCSLPSISNLTHKDEYVDIAHHMGQLAGAINKAQFKFEDAVHNAPSAEELLRSLNCQLIDLQVKNRKIGDLDAARKIAEYQVKELIASTQSSQKNKEAEVRLAVRRGKKEVADAYNKVLVVVKEKFSKKKDEVDLLVHAQEIQANTELLKDMLDGEIKSTQDEYDRLVAMMLEAVAAYEKAQVSDFSIGKLPLPQLSESSAPVEAAPGGSDKEMEEEVPEEEDPAGKGAEKSSDDKEV, encoded by the exons ATGAAGGTCAAACGGGAAGCTGGTGAGAAGATGACGGAAGCCAAGAAAAAGAAGGTTAAAGACTCGATAGGAGCAAGAGTcaagagaatgaagaagaaaggaggcaagagcgcctcctccggACCTCACTTTTCCTCGCTCTTGAAGAGTCAGGACGTCGTCAATCTTGCTgttcaagctcacggcaagAGCCACCTAGCTAGAGCTTGTACTGAAGACGAAACCCCCGAGACCGTTCCGGGGG AAGTTGAGGATCCTATCAAGTTGTCTGGTAAACTCACCAGAGCTCTTCACAGGAAGCTGCAGCACAGCCCTAATAATTGGGGAGCTTATACTACTTTGAGAGTTGGTTCAGCTAGATTACCTGATCGATACAAAGCGTCCTTCCCTGACTCAGTggcggttgctggtttagaag TTTCTGAGGGTGATTCAGTTTTCGAAGTTCCatccggagcaagtacttccgagaagactcaatcacagaagatgcctattcagccttccttccgttccaggggtagatcgaccaaggctgccagctcctctagaggaagTGACAAGAACCAAGGgggatccttccttgactctgtgaaggaggatcttgacgaaggaggctctgctcctgctaaaggtgttggctcttcggagcctaaagttcaggaagttagccttccctccgaggtcccgATGACTGAAGTTAATCCTCAAATGGCGAGGGATCCTCCAGAATTTGAGCccccgaggaacaagaggtcccgaactgaccaggttgacagaccttcgaggtcttcctcctcctcctctagaggaggaaccgttggctggaactttgctcattcgaagcctggatcggttttggatgattcgtggggtttggctactctgatgaggcatatgaagagtaccgggtgttccctcccctcgatctccaatctcacgcacaaggatgagtaTGTTGATATTgcccatcacatgggtcag ctggctggcgctattaacaaggctcagttcaagtttgaggaCGCCGTACACAATGCCCCCAGTGCTGAGGAATTACTCAGGTCACTGAACtg ccagttgattgacctccaggtaAAGAATAGGAAAATTGGGgatttggatgctgctcggaagatagccgagtatcaagtcaaggagctgattgcttcaacccagagcagccagaagaacaaggaagctgaggtcaggctagccgtccggaggggaaagaaggaggtagctgatgcctacaacaaagttctggttgttgtcaaggagaagttctccaagaagaaggacgaagtcgatctcctggttcatgctcaagagattcaagccaacaccgagctcctgaaagacatgctggatggcgagattaagagtactcaagacGAGTATGATCGCTTGGTGGCCATGATGCTGGAGGCTGTTGCGgcatacgagaaggctcaggtctcggatttctcgatcggcaagctccctcttccccaactctctgagagctcag ccccagtcgaagccgcccctggag